One genomic window of Sporolituus thermophilus DSM 23256 includes the following:
- the gpr gene encoding GPR endopeptidase — MQQATFTPRTDLALEAREVLTRRVREDIPGVIVETSEDEDVLITRVNITTPEAERMMGKLQGTYITIEAPGLRYKNTPLEKKVMNFLAQELGQLVQLPRNSTALVVGLGNWNVTPDALGPRAVDKIVVTRHLQEMLSPELKDGVRSVCAIAPGVLGITGMETAEIIQGIVSRVKPDVVIAIDALAAASSHRVITTVQIANTGIHPGSGVGNKRFGLTQQSLGVPVIAIGVPTVVHASTIAMDTIATLQEHAAFARYFRSMANLTDQDRQIIVRQVLPDTLGDLMVTPKEIDRLINDIANVVAGGINQAMHPHIDYENIHLYLH; from the coding sequence ATGCAGCAGGCAACTTTTACCCCGCGAACAGACTTGGCGCTGGAAGCAAGAGAGGTTTTAACCCGCCGCGTGCGGGAAGATATACCTGGCGTCATTGTCGAAACGTCTGAAGACGAGGATGTGCTTATTACCCGGGTTAACATCACCACGCCTGAGGCGGAACGGATGATGGGCAAATTGCAGGGTACATATATTACTATTGAAGCGCCTGGACTACGGTACAAAAATACGCCTCTTGAGAAAAAAGTCATGAATTTTCTGGCTCAGGAACTGGGACAGCTCGTACAGCTGCCGCGTAATAGCACAGCTTTGGTGGTGGGGCTGGGAAACTGGAATGTGACCCCTGATGCATTGGGGCCCCGGGCGGTAGATAAAATTGTTGTTACCAGACATCTCCAGGAAATGCTATCGCCTGAGTTAAAAGACGGTGTCCGTTCCGTGTGTGCCATTGCTCCCGGCGTGCTCGGCATAACCGGTATGGAGACCGCCGAGATTATCCAGGGTATCGTAAGCCGCGTAAAGCCTGATGTGGTCATAGCCATCGATGCCCTTGCGGCGGCATCCAGCCATCGCGTCATAACCACCGTGCAGATTGCCAATACAGGTATTCATCCTGGTTCCGGCGTAGGCAACAAACGCTTTGGCCTTACGCAGCAATCCCTTGGGGTGCCGGTCATTGCTATCGGTGTTCCTACCGTGGTCCACGCTTCCACCATCGCCATGGATACCATCGCCACCCTACAGGAACATGCCGCCTTTGCCCGCTATTTCCGGAGCATGGCCAATCTAACCGACCAGGACCGGCAGATTATTGTTCGTCAGGTGCTGCCTGACACGTTGGGCGATCTCATGGTGACACCAAAAGAAATCGACCGTCTTATTAACGACATCGCCAATGTGGTGGCTGGGGGTATCAACCAGGCAATGCACCCTCACATTGACTACGAAAATATTCACCTTTACCTCCATTAG
- the holA gene encoding DNA polymerase III subunit delta, producing MNYQEAVRQIRSGRVLPVYLLHGEEVYLAREIEAAIINTALSPAERETNLIIFDGDPAPAELTAVVETAPFLGGKNVVVVRETALFRAGRKNTDEGDVGDRDAERILRLVLNLPEYTLLIFQTTEKADKRRKLFKAIEERGAAVELAPLKVKELRGWLVDKLAAAGKKIAPDALEHLLAAVSMMPQVSLGFLAGELAKLALYTENRTVITRQDLAEVLSAVPEVSVFALVDAITQKQVSKALSLLSDQLAIGEHPVRLVALLARQVRMLWQAKELAEKGLGAREIAEKLGIHPFVGEKLARQSRQFTVGRLKEAVVALAAADRAFKSGRAGAFSLDKIIIDLCR from the coding sequence ATGAATTATCAAGAAGCAGTGCGGCAGATCCGGTCAGGCCGGGTGCTGCCGGTTTATCTTTTGCACGGCGAGGAAGTCTACCTTGCCCGGGAGATAGAAGCGGCTATTATAAACACCGCTCTATCGCCGGCGGAGCGGGAAACCAATCTCATTATATTTGATGGCGACCCGGCGCCGGCCGAATTGACGGCCGTGGTGGAAACGGCGCCATTTTTGGGCGGCAAAAATGTCGTAGTCGTCAGGGAAACGGCTTTGTTCCGGGCCGGTCGCAAAAATACCGACGAAGGCGACGTTGGCGACCGCGATGCCGAACGTATCCTCAGGTTGGTACTTAACTTGCCGGAATACACCCTGCTTATTTTTCAGACAACCGAGAAGGCGGATAAACGGCGTAAATTGTTCAAAGCCATAGAAGAACGAGGGGCAGCGGTCGAACTTGCGCCGCTAAAGGTAAAGGAACTGCGCGGATGGCTCGTAGACAAGCTGGCGGCAGCGGGCAAGAAGATCGCCCCTGATGCCTTGGAACACCTTTTGGCGGCGGTTAGTATGATGCCGCAGGTATCGCTCGGTTTTTTAGCGGGGGAACTTGCCAAACTTGCCTTGTATACAGAGAACCGCACGGTGATTACGCGCCAGGATTTGGCGGAAGTTCTGTCAGCCGTACCAGAAGTTTCCGTTTTTGCGCTCGTTGACGCTATAACCCAGAAACAGGTCAGCAAGGCCCTTTCATTATTATCCGACCAATTGGCAATAGGCGAGCACCCGGTGCGGTTAGTGGCTCTTTTGGCCCGCCAGGTGAGGATGCTGTGGCAGGCCAAAGAATTAGCCGAAAAGGGGTTGGGGGCGCGCGAGATCGCGGAAAAACTGGGTATTCATCCCTTTGTAGGCGAAAAACTTGCTCGCCAAAGCCGGCAGTTTACCGTCGGGCGTCTGAAGGAAGCGGTCGTGGCATTAGCGGCCGCGGACCGCGCTTTTAAGTCCGGCCGGGCCGGCGCTTTTAGCTTGGACAAGATTATAATCGATTTATGCCGATAA
- the rpsT gene encoding 30S ribosomal protein S20: MPNIKSSIRSVKTDAERRARNFPVKTAIRTISRKVAEAVQAGQVEEAKTLLTKASSIIDKAAAKGVIHKNAAARKKSRLAQKVNALAQ, from the coding sequence TTGCCGAATATCAAGTCTTCCATTCGCAGCGTAAAAACCGATGCGGAACGCCGCGCCCGCAACTTCCCGGTGAAAACCGCTATTCGTACCATTTCCCGCAAAGTTGCCGAAGCGGTTCAAGCCGGCCAAGTAGAAGAGGCTAAAACCCTCCTGACCAAAGCCAGCAGCATAATCGACAAAGCCGCCGCTAAAGGCGTTATTCATAAAAATGCCGCGGCCCGGAAGAAATCTCGTCTGGCGCAAAAAGTTAACGCACTGGCCCAATAA
- the spoIIP gene encoding stage II sporulation protein P has protein sequence MSRRRRYHSKIKPLYITLCVATLFLVIAAGYWTFHAAALPVSTSAGTETPKWREIFFASIPGISKTAQPVKVAVELTPQTFLGRIVLFLTNIDIGDSKSLLRMEIPLLAAVKSSTPMVSAKSLPNFPKFDPQTFLLPGKPLVGIYHTHTSESFVPSSGVTHKRGGQTGDIVDVGRALAARLDKHGIKAVHSTAVHDYPSFMKAYGPSENTVKKMLADHPSIQMIFDIHRDADKRENSVAEINGVTLARITIVVATGQQDLVQPHWQQNHAFAKLIDAKLNQHFPGLSRGIQLVDWRYNQHLHPRALLIEVGCQDNSKEEAMRSIELFGDVLAEIIAENNN, from the coding sequence TTGAGCAGACGGCGGCGATACCATTCCAAAATAAAACCTCTTTATATTACTTTGTGTGTTGCAACTTTGTTCTTGGTTATTGCGGCAGGATACTGGACGTTTCATGCGGCGGCGCTGCCGGTTAGTACCAGTGCCGGCACGGAAACCCCTAAATGGCGGGAAATATTTTTTGCCAGTATTCCAGGAATATCAAAAACGGCACAGCCCGTAAAGGTTGCGGTAGAGCTAACGCCGCAAACCTTTTTAGGGAGGATTGTTTTATTTCTTACCAATATAGATATCGGCGACAGCAAGTCTTTGCTGCGGATGGAAATTCCGCTGCTTGCCGCAGTTAAATCAAGCACCCCCATGGTGAGCGCGAAAAGTCTGCCCAATTTTCCCAAGTTCGATCCGCAGACTTTTTTGTTGCCTGGAAAGCCGCTGGTTGGTATCTACCATACACACACTTCCGAATCGTTTGTTCCCAGTTCAGGTGTTACCCATAAACGCGGTGGACAGACGGGGGATATTGTCGATGTGGGCAGAGCGCTTGCCGCCCGCTTAGATAAGCATGGTATCAAAGCGGTCCACAGCACGGCCGTTCATGATTATCCAAGCTTTATGAAAGCTTACGGTCCATCGGAAAATACGGTAAAGAAAATGCTGGCCGACCATCCCTCCATCCAAATGATTTTTGATATTCACCGGGACGCCGATAAGCGAGAAAATTCAGTTGCTGAGATTAATGGCGTGACCTTAGCGCGAATTACCATCGTTGTGGCAACCGGACAGCAAGATCTGGTTCAGCCCCATTGGCAGCAAAACCACGCCTTTGCTAAATTAATTGATGCTAAGCTCAACCAACACTTCCCAGGGTTATCGCGGGGTATTCAGCTTGTTGACTGGCGTTACAATCAGCACCTTCATCCCCGCGCCCTGCTGATTGAGGTAGGATGCCAAGACAACAGCAAGGAGGAAGCCA